The Panthera uncia isolate 11264 chromosome B3 unlocalized genomic scaffold, Puncia_PCG_1.0 HiC_scaffold_1, whole genome shotgun sequence genome segment AAGCTGCCCCTCTCGCCTCAGAGGCCGTTTGTGTCTAAGGACAAGCCCTTGGTGCTGCAAGACAACACAAGAGATCCCATCCCTCCGATCTTCATGAAAGAAAATCGATACACTGAAAGAAAAGACCTCTTTGATGTTTGCAAAGAGTCGTAACATGTCCCAGAGCCAATATCTAATGATCcgcaatcattttttttttccgtgagacaaaaaagaaaaaaaagacgaAGAAACAAACTATTCTCTTTCTGTAAATTCCACAATCCAATGCCGACAGCAGCTGGCTTATGCAAAgaaacttgtgtttttttttggtttttttttttttaacgtttatttatttttgagacagagagagacagagcatgaacgggggagggtcagagagagagcgagacacagaatctgaaacaggctccaggctgtgggcggtccacacagagcccgacgcggggctcaaactcacggacccgcgagatcatgacctgagccgaagtcggccacttaaccgactgagccacccaggcgccccttaagttgtTTTTTAAGTGGCACCAGTGGGGCTCACGTGAGATCAGAATCCAGGGTGCTTGGGGTATTTGAATCTCAGAATGACTCTCTATAGGCGGAGAATCTCCAGAGGCCTCACACGTCTGCTCTAGATGGCATTTGCCCGATCTCATTTAGGGTTAATGGACTGTTTCATCCTCTTTATCTTTAAGacctaaaataatttcttctgcCTGAACTGAGGAATGCATTGGGCTGGCCCCTTTGCAGTCACAAGATCAAAAGCATTTCtcctaaatcattttttaaaatccttattaAACATGTCAGAAGGGAAAGTGAGCAAAATTACTCACCCTTTTTTCCTTAATCTTTGTAACAGCATCGTTGTCCCGGAGTTGCAGGGAGAGGGGATGATAgggaaattgtctttttttttttttcttgtaaaggaaaacacaaacatcCAAAATAAGGACATCTAATTAGTTCTCAGTATGAAAGGCTCtttcatatttacaaaaattatgtcatttcaagatttcaccaaaaaagtGACTTTTCTAGTGCAGGTAATTCaggactctgcactgtcaaccTGCTGAGTTCTGCACCTGGGCTCTTGCAGACACAAGGGTGCCCTCGTCCGCTCACCCCTGTGCCCCTCCACAGCCCATACATCTTTCAGGAGCTCTTGGGAAGCCGGTGGACTCAGGCCACTTCTGCACCTTTGGGGTTCTGACTTCCTGCAcaggccccaccccagggagACAATGAGGGAGGACAGGAGATTCTCATTCAAAGGATGCTAAAGGGGTCCTGGCAGGCCGACCCCTGGATTTTACACCTTTCCCCAGAACCGTGGAACCACAGCATTTCAGATGTAGGATTCAATCTCCTCCTACTCACAGTTTaagaacaaaggaagacaaaaaccCATCTCCAGTGCAGGGACATGAAACATTTATCCCCACTCAGGGGCTAGGCATTCAGGGGACAGGCAGGAGGAATCTGCAGCAGTGATAGCCCAGGACTGATGTCGGTGGGTGAGGCCCAGCAGGCACTTCGTCTTGATGGCTTCATTCCAGGCAGGTTTTGACAGCAGCTTTGCTTCAGGGGCTGAGTGTTTGCCATTTGCTGTCAAAGGGCAGATGCAGCTTTCAGAACCAGAACCCCAGGAGACAGTGGGAAGGGGATTTTAGAATGAGACAGacacctgagttcaaattctgctCCACTTGTAACACTCTGGGTGGCCTTGGACATGTGTCCAAATCTCTGCTTCCTTGTCTGTAATCCACCAGAATAACTGACACCCTACCTCTCTAGGTTTCAGGAGAAAACAGGACTCTGCTGGCCGAGGTCAGCTCCAGGAAGTGGGCAGGACTCCTTACAGAGGGTGGGTGGTATTACAGAAACCACACAGCAGCTACTTGTGGGGCACAGTTACTTTGTGGTCCGGCTCCAAAGCAGGCGGGAGCAGAGGGAAAAACACCCTGACCTTTCTCTGCTCTGCCCTCATCACCTGCTCATGCCTCCCAACCAGAAACCATCTGGCAAGGGAGCCCGGGAGATGTAGGCCATGGGGCGGGCAGAGAGTGGATGGGGATAGCAGGGGtaggtggagaaaatggaacctgACCAGCATGTTATCCTTATTTAGTCTTGTTATGAGGACCAAAAATGATGTATGTAAACACTTAGTATGTAGCCTGATGTATAGCAGGGTCTCAGCAAATGAACGTTATATCTCATGCCAATTCACAGTTAGGGTCTTTCAGGCAGCAGATGTCCTGCCTTATTTTCACAAAAAGAGCCCCCAATACCCCTTAGACACCTGGTGCATGCTGAGACTCGTGGAGATAGAAGCCTTACTATGACACCAAGCCTGCCCTCGGGGAGAGAAGACATGGACATTGACGCCCATGAGACAGGAAAACAGGAGGTGACCAGGGTCACAAATGTGACTCGGCTTCCCAGCTGCAAGGTCCTCTAAGTCCGGGCCATGGCTTCTGGTTCTCTTGTTTTCCATTCTACTCTgtttaaaagctttttcttcttccaataaAATTCTAATTAGAATCCCTGCATAttgtagaaaacagaaaacttgcAGAAAAGcgtaaagaagaataaaaattacccCTCTTTCCTCTCCAAAGACAAGCActgttatatttttatgaatctcCCTCCTGTGTGTTCTGTTTTATAAAGTTGGTCTCATGTTAGATATGCAGTTTTGTATCCTGGTTGTTgtttggggttgtttttgttttcgttttccaCTTCTTTTATAAGGATTGAAATTGctccaaaaatgtcttttaatgaCTTCATAAGAGTAAATCACATGGTTGGGAACATGAACCCAGAATCAGCAGACTCACCCCTAATTGCAGCTTTACCAGCCCTTAGCTGCGTGACaatggacaagttacttaacttccccCACTGCGGAGGGAGGATAGAGTGGGCATCTCACAAAGTCGTCGTTAATGAGAAATGAGATAATTACGTGAACCGATTAGCTCTGTGTCTGAGACATGGTAAACAGCTGAATGGTAGTTATCATAATGGTCATTATTAGTCCATAGTCTTTCCTCTGTTGGTGACTATCCAAGGtgcttctgatttatttttagttaagtaATCCTGCTATGACACTCTCGAACTTaagtctctttccatacttcaacTTTTTCCTTAGGGTATATAAAGTTATGGTCCCAGGTACAAACACTTAAAAGTTCAAGTCCTGGAGCCGGGTGGTCAGGGCTTACATCTGGCTGTGTGATACTGGAAAGGTCacgtaacctctctgtgcttcagttgcCTCTTCTCTAAAAGGAGGTGACGATAGTGTCAGCTGTTGTGAGGGTTACACGAGATAAGAGatgcaaagtgcctggcacaggtaaacaaaatacatattagCCAGTGTTGTTACCGTGCATACTCCCAATTGTACTCCTTTATCCTTTATCCCCAGCGGCTTTTAGCACTGGGCCGAGCACCAGTAGACTTCAATTAATACACATTAAATTGGATTAAAATTGGTTGGTAGGAGTGTTCCTTGAGTACTCTGGAAGATGCCCCGCCTCCTCGTTAGGAGGTTAACCCTCAGGCCAGCCCTCCTGCCCCGTCCTGTCCTCATCCAGCCCCACCCACACCTACAGCCTGTGTCTTTGGAAGGACCTTTCCTTTTGCCTCTGTTCAACTTACAACACTGCCCGTTACAGGCTTCTCTTGACAGACCCCAAATAGCATAAGGCCTCGGAGGCTTCTGAGATGATAGGCCAGAGTCCCTGTCTCCATCACTGCCACCTAGGGTTGAAGAACCCTTTCTGGAACCTGGGCCCAGAGCCTTTCTCCTATTTCTCACCCACAGCCTCCTAGTCCTGAGAGCATCAAACTACTTTATCCCATGCTTAAGGATCTGAGCTTAAGGACCTGAGCACCTATTATGCACGGGGCGCTGTCCAAGAGGCCAGATGATGCCCAAGCTGGCTCCTACCTAAAGCAGAAAACTTCATGGCCTATAAATCAACTGTTAGTGTTTGGTTCTTGCTGGgaacataaaaatacatgaataaactttGGTGCTTCAGAGCAAACCCTAGAGATAACCCCAGGAACATAAGCTAATCCACCACAAGACCAAATGAGAAGGTTGATTTATGTCAAAGGGGTGGGTTGGGTAAATAACCCAGAATCCCAGCAATACAGGCAAACCAGGACACCGCAGCTGGGGTGTTGGCAAACACACCATGAGCTGCTGCCAGGTTTGCACATAGCTACCAACTTCCGGTAGAAATGCATCATTTGGCAGGTAGTAGGTTGATTCACAAAGAGGGTGAATTTCCACACGCTGGATACATGGGATGGATGAACAAGTGGCTAGTGCCATGATCTATGCTTTCCGGTGGGAATTCTCCTACAACACAGCTTGAAACTCGGGTGTTGGATTCTCACAGGTGACTTCCATCCTGCTTAATGTGAATACCCTTCTTTTTACTCCAGAGCAAACTGTCAGTGTGTTCATCCCACAAAATTTATTAGACACCTACTATGTGGAAGGCATTGTATCAGGATTACTGGATTAATTATTACCTAGAACAGGAAGGGCAAATACACAGCAAGCATGCCCTAAATTGCCCAAGGCATAGACCAGTCTTCCCAAGAACCTGGGTGTAGCCTCAGAACCCATCTCAACACAGGGCTCTGGGCAGTCCTATCAATCAAGTGGACTTGGCATACCCTATGAAACCTGTTTGCCACGTTGGAGCTAAAACCCTACAGGTATTTAGAGAATATGTGGACAGCAAAAGAGAGAAGTCCAAGCAGCAACCAGCCATTTTGGAATGAGGTGGGCTAATTTCAGAAACAGCCCAATAGACGGCTGTGACAACGCAGGGGAAGTCAAGGCCATCTTAGGAGCCTTAGCAGTAGGTCCAAGTGAAGAGTCAGACTCTCCTATGTGATCTTGAACATGTCCCTTCACCTCTTGGGCCCCaggtttcttatttataaaagggGGTCGATGATGacaatacctacttcatagggttgttatgacGAATAAATGAGAGGATGCCCTGTGAAGTGTTTAACGAACCCATCTAATAGCAAGGAGTGTACTTGTAGTAATTATATATAGACTGTATTTAGgtaaagaagagtaaaataagtTCCCCTCTCTAAACAGCCCAGTAGAAGGACTTTCTGAGCATTTGACAAGATGGAAAAATTTTAGGCCCAAGTGCCAGAACTAGAGTTATCTTATTTCCATCAGAAAATGTTCTCCTTGACACCCACAGAGCTAGTGCCCAGGAACTGTTCCAGAATACAGAGATGTGGTCATTAGGGCATATGCTTCTTAATTAGAGCTCTGTCCACCCCAAAAGTGACCCCATCAAACAAGAGGCAAAGCTAAAAAATGACAGTGTATTCTCTCACTTTTGTCAGATGCCTGAAAGGTGATAATATCCTTCAATTTATGAAAGGGGACTCTTAACAAATACTAACTACCAATTTCTGAAAGGGGACTAGTCCAACAGGATTGTATCTAGAAATGGGTGAGAATGCTAGGTATACCAGATTCCTATTCTGCCTTCTGTTGGATAGTAATTATTGTATTACAAATACACCAGACGTCCCCTGTAGACATTTAgcaaatacagagaaagaaaaagaaaaatatataaagcattcaTAATCCCACcacccagggggaaaaaatgttggTATCAACCCATCTAGACTTTAccctctgcatttttaaattttaaaagtataagatttttaatttaaaacatccacttaaattctgtctctccttttccccctccaCCTTTTCACTTCAGTGTATCATTACCAGTTCAAGATCCAGTTCATCAACCAACTTGAGAAACCAGTAGAACCAACGTTTACTATGACACTCCTGGgaacaaaagaggaaaaccagaaaattacCATCACTCTGTGAGTACAAGGTGCAGCCCCGTCTCTGGTGACGACGTGCTGCTTTTTCTCGCAGGGTCTAGATGGACCCTGTGCTTTTCAAGGGTCAGGCCGGACACAGCTTATTCTTCTCAGCCCATATGACTGTTCCAAACATCTTTCAGACGGGACGTACCCCCGAGCCCAGCCCCGCAGATTGCTTTATGATGGAACTACCCGGGTTTGCGATGGTTCATTGCCCTGTGAGCTGAGTGGAGAGGGAAGCCGGAGGTGGTGAGAGCCATCCACAGTGCAGGAAGAAGAGctgggcagggaggagcagggagggctggAGCAGGTGTCCACAGGACGGCCCGGAGTCCCTTTCCAGTGAGTTCTGAGAACCgtaacacagaaataaaactagTTTCAACTTCGCACACATTTCCCATCTCGGTCAGCCTGCCCTGCCAGCCTGCCCATCTGTCCTTTGCCCTGTTACACACCTGCTCACAAGGCAAACAGTGGCCTCATGCCTCCCTCAGAGGCTCACCAGCTTCACTGGCCAGAAAAAGGCTGCTTTTTCTCAGCATCTCCACCCTCAGCATGGGGTCTTCCTGGGAAGTGACACTCCACCTGCTCCAGGGACAGTCCTCAGGTCTGGAAAATGGCCCCCAGCTTTGGATCTCTGATCATCAATCACATTGATTCCATCGTTCAGCAAGTGTTTGTGCTATGCCCCAGAGGTAGAGGACCCTAGCCCTAGTATGCTCACAGCCGAGCAGGGTAGATGGATTCCTGAACAATTCTTGACAACATTCTGCAGGAAGAGCGATGGCGAGCCGTGCAGGGGAACCCTCCATCTATCAGTCTCGCCCTAAACCCAGGGTTACCTCTGCACTGTCCTAGATCTCTCCCGGGAAATAGCTCCATAGTGGGAAGTCACTGTGGCTTTCCATGCTGCTCAGTCAATGTTGGGACATGTTAATGTCTTGGAGATTAGTGAGTAAAGCTGCTAAAGATATCTAAGGACCTGCATTTAAATCTTGCTCCAAATTGGTCCATCACCTAAACATGTGGTTTTCTGTTACTGTTATACTTTGTTGTTTCTATTCatatagggagaaaaaaaagcactAGTGGGAAAATAAAGAGTGTGGTGTGGCTTTACTTAAACCCACAGAGAGCTGAACTGCCCCGAGGTCATTGCCAAAGCCCCATTGTCTTCTCTTTCCTGATGTGTTAGTGTTGAAGCTAGGAAACCTGAGCTAAAGAAGGCTACCAGATTCACTATGTCAGAACTCTCAGAGCCTTTTAAATATGCTAACAcagtggcccctgggtggctcagtcagttaagtatctgactcttcatttgggctcaggtcatgatctcacagtttgtgagttcaagccccacataaggttttttgctgacagagtggagactgcttgggatattctaaataaataaataaataaataaataaaaatatcctaaCATAGGATGTAGCATGGTTTTCCCAATATTAATAGTCTCGCATACCattgctttttctaaaaatagtCTGTCCAACACCAGTTTGggaaaagcaacagaaaagacCTCCCTAAGTCACTCAGGCAAGCCTAACATATCCTGCATGTGCTCAAACATGACTTTGCTGTTACAGATAAACTGGGTCTGATTTCCTTTGTATCTTCAAGGGATCAAGAAATTACTAGTAATAAAACCTATTCCTTCCTTATCACGTTGGATTTGGATATCGGTGAGCTGGTCATGATCAAGTTCAAGTGGGAAAATGGCGCAGTATGGACCAATGTCTGGAACACGGTCCAAACCATCATCCCATGGAGCAGAAGGCCCCTCTACTCGGGTCTTGTTGCAAAGACCATCAGAGTCAAGGCGGGAGAAACCCAGCAACGGTGAGTGCAAACACAGCCTTCCCTGACACCTGTCATGCACCTGCATGTACCAGCACTTCCGTAATTAATACTTACATTTATATCATAAAGTGTGCATTATCATGTCCTCCTGATGGCTTATAGATGCTCAGAAATGTGAAATGACCATCCTGAGTTCACACAGCCATAGGTGGAAGGACCAAGGTCTTCTGACTCCCAGTCCAGCCTCTTCCCACTGCCTGTGGTTAACAGCTACCTGTCTCTGGAGTTTGAGAAACCACCTCAGTGGcgcagtgcttttcaaacttcagCATGCAGGTGAATCACCAGGAGATGTCCAAGGACCGTACTTTGGCAAGGACCAAGTTgtgacatttcctttttattgttcaCCCAGAGAAATGCTTGTAACAGATCACAATCTCAAAATCTCATTCTGCGATGGTGCCTTTCAAATCTTAGAGTGCCAAAGAGTCAGTGGGAAGCTTATTAAATATGCAGAATTCCTGGAGCCCCCTCCAGAGCTCCTGATTTATGGCGGTTTGTGAAGGGACCCAGGACACACATTTGCTAATAAAAGCCCTAAGAAATTCTGATGTGGACCAATGGAGTAAGCCTTAAGAAATGCTACTCTGTGTGATTTAACATCTCCCTTGGCCCCAAGGTCCCCAGGGACAATAAGGGGTTGGGGACAGAGTaggacataaaagaaagaaagggtggtCCAGCTGTGCCTTCAGTCCTATCAGCAGAGCAGAGGGATGCCCAACATATTTTGCCATGGCAACCATGCTTTTCTATAGTTCTGCAGTTCTCCACGAAAGGAGAATTCTGTCCTTCCCCAGaccattcctcctcctccccactgtaTTCAGGAAACttgtctctcctctcccaccttcctTTGTTGGAAAGCCCatttctctctttggcttgtcCTCAGCAGGGATGGAAAACAGCAGGCCTCTCACCTCTGAACtacattcctccctccccccacaggcTTCATGGCCAGGAGAGGTCCCATGGCAGATTTATGCCCCGGAGTCCTTTACACAACAGCGCTCTGAGATTTTATCTCCCTGGGATACAAAATCCTGGCAATTACTAAGAGCATACTCTGCAGCCTGCCAACAGATTTCTCCACATGAtcaatttgagaaaattaaactGTTTCTCTCCTCGTATACACTTAGCTATTCTTGCATGACTTTCTGGCCCTTTAGAAGAGCTCTACTTCTGAAAACCACCCTTCCCCGCATTCTCTCAGCTAGATGGTAATTCCTCAGTTCTAGTGGCTGTTCACCATGACGATTCTCTGTGACTTGACCTGAAAAGCTGTATAAAACACAACACAACCTTCTCACTGGTGCTTACCCACACGGTTCTAAAGAAGGAAAGGGCTAGAGGGAAGGGAATGGCGTTTACAGAGCTCCCACCGCATGGTGGGCACAGAATTAAGTCTAGAGTGTTAGTCTCATGTAACCTTCCCAATGACCCTCTGAAATGGGTAGGACTGGCTGTGCAGATTAGGAAGCTGAGGCTCATAGATAGACATTACACAGCTTGGGCTAATTGTCTGGGCCCAGGTCTGATTCGGGGTTTGTCTGATTCATTGCCTATTTACTGCCCATGCACTGTTTCCAACAGTCCCTTCCTCTATTAATCTTGGCCCCATGAATTTGACTTTCCTTAGTCTAAGCCAGCAGAGTTGCAGGGCTGGACATTAATATACATGCGTATCAAACCTTCCTTGGAGCTGTAAGAGGTACATGCTGGACAAAGAGAAGGGGTTGTGGGACCCATTGTTTTTTAAGTTGCAAGTACTCAGTGCCTCCCTGTGTATCTTCACACTATGAGGTGCCATTAGGGAAAGCAAAAAAATCTGAGCTGTAACTCTGTATAAAGAAATTCCAGGGCCTAATTAGGAAAACAAGACGCATTAATTTTACTAATAACACGCTCCATCCCAGTGCTTCTCAAGCCTTAATGTGCACAGGAATCATCTGGGAATCGTGttgaaatgcaattaaaatgcAGGTTGGGCGGGGCCTGAAATTCTGCATCtgtaacaagctcccaggtgctgctgatgTTGCTGGCACACGGACCACACTTTGTGTAAGTGAAGGTCTAGTATTGCATGGTCTAGGAAGCCTAGAAGAAAGACATCAGGTCAGGGGTGCTGTGCTACAACAGGCCAGGAGGCATTCCCGGAGAGACAGGCAGCGAGCAAAGCAGTAATGTAGGCAGAATCCACTGACCCACTTCTGCCAGTCCTAAGCTCAAATTCCACTTGCTGGTCGCCACCTGTGTAGCCTCAGACACTGACTGCACCGCTCTGACTCAGTTCTTCCGTGATAAATGGAATTCACAATATATGTCTCGTGAGACTAATAACAACTACCAATTTTTGAGCACCTCCACAATCCGTAATCCCAGAGCCAGGGTGTAAATATTCAACCTCATAACTCTTAATCTCTCTGCTAActacaagggggaaaaaatggttaaGTAACTCGCTCTGTGCCTCCATGGGAGGAATTCAGTGAGAGGTGATTTTCTCTTCCAAAGACACAGAGTCAGGGATGAAAGGGCCCGTTGTGGTTGAAGAGACAGGACGGATAACATTGATTCTACAGCAGGACATAAAAAGTGATCGGCTGAACATAATGAGAAAATGTTCAATTTCCACAGTAATCATGTAAATGCAAaacaaagatcaatgaaattagcACTGGTCACCCATTAGTTTGGCAggaattaaaaaacagacaatatCCAGAGTTGGTAAAGGAGTGGAGAAACGGGCATTCTCATACACTAttcgtgggaatgtaaattaTGGAGCTTCTGCAGGAGTATTTCATTCAATGACtaacatttagtgagcacctactttATGCTACGTATACAGCAGTGAACAGAATAGACAAAGCCTTCggtctcatggagcttacattatcaaaattttaaatacacctAAGACCCAGAATTTTAACTCTAGGTATCTCTCCTGGATAAATACTCCAAACATCCACAAAacatatatagatacaaaaatgtctattcagtacTATCTGTAAATGGTAAACCATTGGGAAAatctcaatgtccatcaacaggaaaGTGGCTATAATGTGcggtggtatatccatacaatgggatatcgTGCAGGaggtgaaaaagaatgaaatagattcATATGGATTGTTATGAACAGGTCTCCAAGTACATTCCTTGATGACaatgaaaaatttcagaaaaatgcatacattatacatacattacagacaaaaatacatacattataaTCCCACTTCTATtaagaattcttctgtttgggacacctgggtggctcagtcggttgagcgtccgactttggctcaggtcatgatctcacagtccgtgagttcgagccccgtgtcgggctctgtgctgagagctcagagcctggagcctgcttcagattctgtgtctccctctctctctgcccctcccccgctcatgcttgcgctctctctctctctctctctctgtcaaaaataaataaacattaaaaaaaaagaattatttatgttTGCATATGAACATTGATATATGTATAAATGCATAGAAACAGGTCTGGAAATACATAAGCCAAACCAGGAAAGTGGAGGAGAGTGATATTGATGAAGGGTGATGGCAAAGAGGACCTTTTAATATTTGACTTCACTTATATCTTTAccatttgaatttttcaaaattgcaTTCACAAATTACTCATAATACTCTTTATTTtagctttcttgagatataattgacaaaattaagctatttaaagtgtacatcagtgtgatttgatatatgtatacatgtgaaaGGATCCTCCCCATCCAGTTAACTAACACATTCATCACCTAACACATACATAGTACAGAGTTACCAACTATAGTCACtgtgttttacattagatcctcagaccttattcatcttacagttgaaagtttgtaccctttcaccaacctctccctctctcccctccctccaagccCTGGGAATCACTTTTCTACTGTTTCtatgacttttacttttttttgggggggggggattccacatataagtgataccatgcagtatttgtccttctccgTCTGCCTTAcacactattttaattataaaagtctGATTTAATGAAGACTTGACCTTAGATGTAAttcaaaaaaagagaggaaggaaggcaggcaggcaggaagggaaagagaaagaaagaaagaaagaaagaaagaaagaaagaaagaaagaaagaaagaagaaaaaccataaacTAGAATTCTTTGTGACTATTGACACTTTCGTCCTAATGGATACAAGTTAGCAAACAGCATCTCAGGCCAAGCTAATGAACAGTCAGAGCAGTCTAACAGTTGGTCTCCAAGAGAGACCCCAAACACAGAGCGATGTCTTCTCGAGCTGCACAGTGTCTGCACCAATAAGAGAAAGGGGCTGGGCTTACAGGGCTGAGCCCGGCAGAGGCTGGTGACAGTGGCCTCATGCCCAGGGACCTTTAAGAACAGCACTGGCAACCTGGAGCCTGCCCAAAGAAAGAAGGCTGGGGAGAGAAGCCTGCCTTGGGAGGAACAGTTGAAGGAACTGCAAATGTTTGCCCTGGAGTAAGGGCAATGCAGTGAAAGGAACAATAGTTACCCTCAAATCTTTGACGTGCTGTGgttggggagaaaaaaggagaacagCCCCGAGGACTTTCTGTTCTCACAGAGCTGAAATCACCCCAGTGCAGAGCTCTAGGAAGCAGCCTTACACTGATTGCTTTTACAGACTTGGGTTTGGTTTTTCTCTGaagttatgaaaatatttgtgaacataagaatctaattttttaaaaacagcatgcATTACATAAATTGAGTATTTATTTACAAAGGATGAAACACTTCAATAAGCTCCATCTAAAAGCTGATGCTCtgtttgctttatgttttctGTTCAGAATGACATTTTGCTCCGAAAACACGGATGGCCTACAACTCCAACCAACCCAGGAGAAAACCTTTGTGAGATGTAACAGAAACTCTAAAAAACTGAAGGGAAACATCAGA includes the following:
- the LIPC gene encoding hepatic triacylglycerol lipase, which produces MRTFGGGGGDSSFRGIRTFRRALLQGSTTSVLGAGKFHADTEFGIREHKELDLLHEHGKGRCEGDSFLGPSHSRPPRLNILRPLNYPLGHKVTPALGQPELAVFPLHLFTSVYHYQFKIQFINQLEKPVEPTFTMTLLGTKEENQKITITLDQEITSNKTYSFLITLDLDIGELVMIKFKWENGAVWTNVWNTVQTIIPWSRRPLYSGLVAKTIRVKAGETQQRMTFCSENTDGLQLQPTQEKTFVRCNRNSKKLKGNIR